One Corynebacterium matruchotii genomic window, TCCCACGGCGGCGCTGGCGAGTAATGCGACAGCCATAATGGTGGCTGTGACTGGCCGCGATTTCGCTGCTATGAGGCGGCGTCGTTGTTTCACTGTGGTCTCCCTGAGTTCGCGGATAACTTTAAATGTTTAGTTTAAGGTTAGTGACTCTAGTTAACAATAGTGCATTTATGTGAATAATGAAGCTAATGTTAAGGATGTTACTAATGCGAAATAGGGGGCGACCTGCGGAAAGCTGCCGAAAAAATTTTTTCCCAGGCGTGTCTCCCGCACAAAAATGTGACCAAGATAAAAATGTTTCCCAATTGTGGCTTTTCGACGCACGGTGCGGCGTCGAAAAGCAAGGTGATACGCTTAAGCACCATGAATACCTATGATCTGATTGTCGTCGGCTCCGGTTTCTTCGGCCTCACCATCGCCGAACAAGCCGCCTCGCAGCTCGGGAAGCGCGTCCTCATCATCGAACGTAGGAGCCACATTGGCGGCAACGCCTATTCCGAAGCCGAACCCGAAACCGGCATCGAAATCCACAAATACGGAGCTCACCTTTTCCACACTTCGAACAAACGTGTGTGGGACTATGTCAATCAGTTCACCTCATTCACCGGCTACCAACACCGTGTGTTTGCCATGCACAACGGCAGTGCCTACCAATTCCCCATGGGGCTCGGCCTCATTAACCAATTCTTCGGCCGCTACTATTCGCCCGACGAGGCCCGGGAGCTCATCCGCGAACAAGCCGCCGAAATCGACAGTGACGACGCCACCAACCTGGAAGAAAAAGCCATCTCCCTCATTGGCCGGCCCCTTTACGAGGCCTTCATCCGGGACTACACCGCCAAACAATGGCAAACCGACCCCCGCGAACTGCCCGCCGGCAATATCACCCGACTGCCTGTGCGCTACAACTTCAATAACCGCTACTTCAACGACACCTACGAAGGCCTCCCCGTCGACGGCTACACCGCCTGGCTGGAAAACATGGCCAACCACCCCAACATTGAAGTACGACTCGACACCGACTGGTTCGACGTCCGCGAAACACTACGCGCCGCTAGCCCCAAAGCGCCCGTAGTGTACACCGGTCCACTCGACCGATATTTCGAATACTCTGCCGGACACCTCGGCTGGCGCACCCTCGACTTTGAAACCGAAGTGCTCCCCACCGGTGACTTCCAAGGCACCCCAGTCATGAACTACAACGATGCCGAATATCCCTACACCCGCATCCACGAATTCCGGCACTTCCACCCCGAACGTGACGACCGCTACCCCAAAGACAAAACCGTCATCATGAAGGAATACTCCCGCTTCGCGGAAGAAGGCGACGAACCCTACTATCCCATCAACACCCCCGAAGATCGGGCCAAACTCCTCAAATACCGGCAGCTAGCCGAGGCCGAAACCGAAACCAACCGTGTCTACTTTGGCGGCCGCCTCGGCACCTACCAATACCTTGACATGCACATGGCCATCGCCTCCGCGCTGAGCATGTTCGACAACAAACTCAAGGCCGAACTCGAAACCAACTAACCTGGACTACTAGTGGATCAGACGGTTCTCGACTTCTTTGTCACCCGCCGCACCGGCGCCATAACCCATATCCTCATTGGGTTATCGGTCATATTCCGACCAGCGCTGGTGCTGATTTGGGCGTCGATCATCAGTGCGAAACTTTGGGGCATGCGCTACGCATTACTGCCATTATTCACCGCAGTCGCAACTAACATCATCTCCCCAATAACCAAACACATTGTGCACCGACCCCGGCCGCCCCTGAACCTCCAACTAGCCCCAGAATATAATTACTCCATGCCTTCCGGGCATGCCATGACTATCATCGCCGTTGCTACCGCCATCAGCCTCATCCCCCACAAACCCCGCTGGGCCACCAGGCTGGCCGGAGTCACCTGGGCAATCGCCATCATGGTCTGCGTCGCCCGCCTCTACCTCGGCGTGCACTGGCTCACCGACGTCCTAGCCGGCGGACTCATCGGTGCCGCAACCACCCTCGCCCTCCGATGGGGATACTCACAGAGAGCACAACCATAATGAGCAACCCCTGGCACCTCGCCCTCGACTACGGCACCATCACCACCGTCGCCGCCCACACCACCGGACCCACCGGTGCCATCGCAACATTACTGGTCACTCCCTCCGCAACATACGTCTCCGAAGACGGCACCATCATCACCGGCGACGCCGCCCACACCAACCGGCAAAACCACCCCGCCCGGTTCATCCCCTACCCCAAACGCTATATCGAACACGAATTCGTCCCCGTTGCCGGCGCCACCATGCCGCTCGCCACTATCATCGGCGCCACCTTCCGAAGCGCCCTTGATGCCGGCCGCGCCCAGCACGCCGGCCACCCACCCACCACCGTCACCATCACCCACCCCGAACCGTGGACCATCCCCGAGGTGATGACGCTCGTCGAAGCGGCGTCGACAAGCGGCATCAACCGCGACACCATCCGCATCATCTCCGAACCCCGGGCCGCAGCAATCCACAGCGCATCCGGCCCGCAAATAGCAATATGCGACTTCGGCGGCGGCACCCTCGATATCACCACCCTCCAGGCCGAACCCGCCGGCGACGTGCGCGTCACCGCAGCCACCGGCGACAGCAGCCTCGGCGGGCTCACCATTGACAACCTGCTCTACCAATGGTTCATCAGCCGCCTCGAACGCGACCACCCACACCTCGCCGCCGAGCTTCACGCGGCACCACCCCAAATCATGCGGGCCGTCGAGCAATCCATCCACAACGCCAAAGAACAACTCTCCACCGACACCGAAACCACCATCACCATTGCCATCCGGCGCCACCGCCACGACATCCACCTCACCCGCGCCGAATTCGAACACATTATCGCCAGTGTGATTGGGCGTGTCGCCGACCTCGCCCGCCCCCTCCTCAACTTCGGCACCCCCCTCTACCTCACCGGTGGCTCCGCCCGCATCCCCTGCCTGCGTACCCGACTCGAAAAAATCGCCTCCGTCACGCTTGTCGACGACCCCAGCACCGCAGTCGCCCACGGGGCAATCGCCGCCACCCAACTAGGCCTCACCACCCCCATCCGCGACCTCCACCACCGACGCCGTCACAGCGGCACCGAAGCATTCCCCGCCGTCAAACCCGCCACCCCACCAGAGCCGGCCGAAACCGAGGCCAAGGCTGAGGTCAAGGAACCCGCGGCGACCCCGACGGCTACCCCGGCGAATCAGGTTGAGCCGATAGCCCCACCCGAACTCCCCAACCCACCGGAGCCGGCTGCCCCCACAAAATCGAAGCCCAAAAAACGCCGCTACCTGCTGACAACCATCCTCGCCCTCATCTGCGTGGGCGTCCTCGCTGCCGCCGGATATTTCATCCTCACCCAGAAAAAGCCCGACAACACCGCGGCCCCAGCCCCCGCGGCGGCCACTTCCAAGCCGGCCCCCACCTCCACACTCGCATCCGCCGGAGTCACCACAACCCAACCAACCACATCCCCACACCCCACAGTTAGCAAGGTAGCCGCAGTCAACACCGAAAACGGTGACGCCGAAATCCCCCTCATCGAACGCTACAACACCGTCAACCAATTCCTGCCGGCAAAATTCGTCAACGCCTCCCAGAAATGCACCGGAAAAGCCGACGAACATGACAAATACATGCCCGTCCCCGTCTACAAATGCACCCTGGCAGAAGACCCCGACGCCCCCAAACTCGACCACGACGTGAGCGTCGGCAACTACTACTGGGTGCCCGGCGAACACGCCAAAGTCGCCCGAGACGAACTCGAATCCGGCAGGTCCACCCTGGCGAGCGACCTCAACACCCTCACCAGGATGCACATTCAAAAAGCCGACGGGGCCAAACCCGAAATCGGTGCGGCCTTCCCCAAATCCGACTGGGGATACATTTACGTCTACTATCCCAAAGACAACTTCACCATGTACTTCTGGCGCAACGGTATCCCCACCCGGGAACAGGTCGATGCCTACCTGAAATACATGGACATCACCCAGTAGACAGGTTTAGTAGGGGAGGAGGGCGATGGCTGGGTTGCCGGGTGGTTGTAGGCGGCCAGTGGTTGGTGTGTGGTCGGGTGGTCGGTGGCGGGTTTCCGCCCCGAGCGTTAGCTTGGGTTCCGACTTTTCTGGGATGTTTCCGGCTGATTGTGGGAGGTTTCCCAGCTAACGCTCAAACCGGGAAACTCCAGGAGGAAGCGTCGAAGAGGTGTTCAGGGAATCAGACCATCACCACGATTGCTAACAGCTGGGGTTCGCTCCAGGATGGTCAGAAATTAAGGACTTTGAACGCCAGTTTGTCGGAACCCCAGCTAACGCTTAAAACCATGACCGAGACAAACCCCGAGGAGACATCCGATCGCACGCCCGGCCTGCGTTAGCTTGGGTTCCCCACCTGGCGGGGTGATTTCGGGCCGCTCCAGGGAAGTTTCCCAGCTAACGCAGGAACCAAAAACCAGAAGAAACTTGTCAAAGTTGGTGTGCCCTCATTGTGTTGCCGGACCCTACCGAACGCGCGCACCATGTTGAGCCTCCCCAGCGCGTTAGCTGGGAAACCCCTTCAGATGGGCCAAAAATGAAGTGGCAAGAGCAGAAACCCAGCTAACGCGCGGGGCGGAACAGGGCGAAAGTAGGGAGATGTGGAACAAGGTAGGGTGTGCGGGGCGATGGGCTGGTGGCGGGAATCGGTTAGCTGGGATTCCCACCACGCCAGGCCAAAATGAGGCGTCGTTGAGACGAAACCCAGCTAACGCAATGAGGAAATGAAGAGGGGAAACATCCCACTTTGATGGTTCGGTTGAACTGGTTACGCTATAGGCCATCATGAAGAACACAACATTGGTGATGGGGATCCTGGCGGTCCTGGCTACCCTGAGCGGCTGCGGGATCGGCGACGCAGGCAGTGTCGGCGTCGGCGTGGGGAGTGAAGCCGGGTCCTATAATGCTGGGCGGGCGCGCCGGGAAGAGATCGTCACCACCAGGAATGCTATCGGGAGTGGGAGTGGTGAGGATCCGGCGTCGGCCTTTGGGGCGTCGACAAGCGGGGCGATCGTGTACTCACGATGCAGCTACAGCCAGCTCGACGAAGAAACCGGCGTCATGGGGGCGGTGCGACCGATTACCAGCGAGCTTGACGACGGGCTGCCGCTGGTCAGCAGCGCT contains:
- the glf gene encoding UDP-galactopyranose mutase, giving the protein MNTYDLIVVGSGFFGLTIAEQAASQLGKRVLIIERRSHIGGNAYSEAEPETGIEIHKYGAHLFHTSNKRVWDYVNQFTSFTGYQHRVFAMHNGSAYQFPMGLGLINQFFGRYYSPDEARELIREQAAEIDSDDATNLEEKAISLIGRPLYEAFIRDYTAKQWQTDPRELPAGNITRLPVRYNFNNRYFNDTYEGLPVDGYTAWLENMANHPNIEVRLDTDWFDVRETLRAASPKAPVVYTGPLDRYFEYSAGHLGWRTLDFETEVLPTGDFQGTPVMNYNDAEYPYTRIHEFRHFHPERDDRYPKDKTVIMKEYSRFAEEGDEPYYPINTPEDRAKLLKYRQLAEAETETNRVYFGGRLGTYQYLDMHMAIASALSMFDNKLKAELETN
- a CDS encoding phosphatase PAP2 family protein, which codes for MDQTVLDFFVTRRTGAITHILIGLSVIFRPALVLIWASIISAKLWGMRYALLPLFTAVATNIISPITKHIVHRPRPPLNLQLAPEYNYSMPSGHAMTIIAVATAISLIPHKPRWATRLAGVTWAIAIMVCVARLYLGVHWLTDVLAGGLIGAATTLALRWGYSQRAQP
- a CDS encoding Hsp70 family protein; protein product: MSNPWHLALDYGTITTVAAHTTGPTGAIATLLVTPSATYVSEDGTIITGDAAHTNRQNHPARFIPYPKRYIEHEFVPVAGATMPLATIIGATFRSALDAGRAQHAGHPPTTVTITHPEPWTIPEVMTLVEAASTSGINRDTIRIISEPRAAAIHSASGPQIAICDFGGGTLDITTLQAEPAGDVRVTAATGDSSLGGLTIDNLLYQWFISRLERDHPHLAAELHAAPPQIMRAVEQSIHNAKEQLSTDTETTITIAIRRHRHDIHLTRAEFEHIIASVIGRVADLARPLLNFGTPLYLTGGSARIPCLRTRLEKIASVTLVDDPSTAVAHGAIAATQLGLTTPIRDLHHRRRHSGTEAFPAVKPATPPEPAETEAKAEVKEPAATPTATPANQVEPIAPPELPNPPEPAAPTKSKPKKRRYLLTTILALICVGVLAAAGYFILTQKKPDNTAAPAPAAATSKPAPTSTLASAGVTTTQPTTSPHPTVSKVAAVNTENGDAEIPLIERYNTVNQFLPAKFVNASQKCTGKADEHDKYMPVPVYKCTLAEDPDAPKLDHDVSVGNYYWVPGEHAKVARDELESGRSTLASDLNTLTRMHIQKADGAKPEIGAAFPKSDWGYIYVYYPKDNFTMYFWRNGIPTREQVDAYLKYMDITQ